TTACAAAAGAAATTCGATTTAAAATATTCGTAAAATGTAggtcttatttttatgtactAATTACGTATCAAGATACTTATACATtgttctactccctccgtccacaaaaaatagagtaatttGTGTATGCCACGGGTTTttatgtagaattggtaaagtaaaagagaagagaaaaaagtaagagagaagaagaaaaagtaagtgagaataatgttagtggaatgatgtgtagggttattatttgttgaaaactttccatgaataattgtgctctattttttgtggacggagggagttttTCGGATTGTAAAACTACCAATTTTCCACAACAGGCATATTACTCGGCTATGTTTCAAACTACGGCTTCTCAAAGCTCCCCACCCACATAGGATGGCGACTCATGCTTGGAATCGGTTGCATCCCGGCCGTATTCATCGCCATCGGGGTCCTCGCAATGCCGGAGTCCCCTCGCTGGCTTGTGATGCAGGGCCGCCTCGGTGACGCAAAGCGCGTCCTCGACAAAACTTCCGACTCCCTCGCGGAGTCCAAGCAGCGCCTCGCCGAGATCAAGGAAGCCGCCGGTATCCCCGAGCACTGCACCGATGACGTTGTGGCCGTCTCCAAAAAGAGCCACGGCAGCGGCGTCTGGCGCGagctcctcctccaccccACCCCCGCCGTCCGCCACATCCTCATCTGCGGCGCCGGCATCCACTTCTTCCAGCAGGCCAGCGGCATCGACTCCATCGTCCTCTACGGCCCGGACATCTTCAAGAAGGCCGGGCTTAAATCCGACACCGACCAGCTGCTCGCCACCATGGCCGTCGGATTCACCAAGACGATCTTTATCTTGGTCGCAACCTTCTATTTGGATAAGGTCGGGAGGCGGCCGCTGCTTTTGTCCAGCGTGGCAGGGATGATCGTGTCCAGCATGGCGCTCGGGATCGGGCTGACCGTTGTTGACCACTCGGATCGGAAGGTGGTGTGGGCCCTGGCGCTCTCCATAGCAATGGTTTTAACCTACGTGGCGTTCTTCTCCATCGGGATGGGGCCCATCACGTGGGTCTACACCTCGGAGATATTCCCTCTGAGGCTGCGGGCACAGGGTGCGAGCATAGCGGTCGCAGTGAATCGCGTCACCAGCGGAGTGATTTCGATGACGTTTATATCCCTGCATAACGCGATTACGTTTGGAGGGGCGTTTTTCCTCTACGGTGGGGTTGCGGTGGtggcatttttgtttttttacacTTTGTACCCTGAGACGCAGGGGAAGACGCTCGAGGAGATGGAGGGCTTGTTTGGGACGTTTTTTAAATGGAGGACTACGCTTAAGGAATTTGATGAGAAGAAGAGTGAAAATGAAGGGCAAATCCAAATGCGGAATTAAAGTGGTGGTGTGTAAATATAGGGCTCTGGCGAGGGCAAATCTGTCATTTTACTTGAGTGTTTTGTTTTTGCCTTCTTATTTCGAGTAGGGGTTTTAGCCCTTGGGTTTGCTCAATTTATGGGGCTTTATGCCATACATGAATAtcatagtagtactaataatcTTCTAAAATGTGTAACAGTGAGGTAGTGAAAACATATACGCCATATACATTTTGTTGATCCAAGAATATTCAAAAGTGTCTATTATTGAATTGACTCGAGTTCCTAGAATGATTGAGGTAAAATTGCAAAAAGCAGCTCTGTGACCTACTGAGAATGCGCGAGATGAGCTGCTTTCAACCAAAACGTACTTCACTCTCGGGTCCAATTCCCATTCATCAAGGTAACTCTTATATTTGACGTCCATATCTACATAGAATCAAATAAATCCCACAGTTAGCAGCAATTACATCTGGCACAGATGAAGATGCACTCGAATTTAACACACTAAATCAGTAGACAAATTCctagaaattttcaaattaagctccaataattatttctccctccgtcccactttaggagttctggttgagttcggcacgggtattaagaaatgtaaaggaaagttggtgaaaaaagatagtggaatgtgtgtcctacctttttatattagttttataataaaatgtatgtggaaaaatgttagtggaatgtggggcctaataccatttatggaatatttaaCTGGAattcctaaagtgggacacctaaaaatggtaaaccgggactcttaaaatgggacggggggagtactaaatgcaaatgaaaatataagaaaGGGAAACCAGTCGCAAAATAAATACGGTGAAACCTAAATTCATGGCATTAAGGGGCGATCGAGCGCGATGCCGTTTTGGAGCACGTTTCCTCTGACGAGTTCATCGACCATAACTGCAAAGCTTCGAATGGTTGAGTGGTGGGGATTGTATGAATTTGCAGAAGATCAAAAATGAGGAGCGGAGGAAGGAGAGAGTGGGAAAGGGAGAGTGATTTAGAAAATGAAGCAAAGTTCGCATGATTTCTTTTATCACTTTTTGGCTTCaacattttgtttaattggAAATATATCATCAGTATTACCCTCTaataaaaagtactactctttgttccaactaagttgagttgtattttttttggaatgttctaactaaattgagtcattttcttttctgacAAAACACCAAATATGCAATCATTCACTTTATTTCATGACCTACTTTATCCTCATGTTAGGCACTTAAAGctcatttttatcttaaagcACGTCTTactctaattaattatcttgTGTTATCTTATTATGCTTACTAAGCATGCATATAATCCCATATAACATgctatgttttcttttttaacaactttgaataatatatttctcatactcatttaaattatttttagagtGAACTGCACCAGAGGGCCCTAACTTTCCTACTTGTTTCACCAGATacccctaacaaaaaaaaaaaatcaaaccacatgtatctaacaaaatatataatcacaaaCCTTATTTTTTCGGACCATAACACCCTTAGGGCTTGAAAGGGCAAACTGGACATTTTATGACGCCGCCCCTGCATCTCTCACTTGCTGCATGTACTGTAGATGACGCGAATCCGGATGTGACAGACACATCAAATCCTTTGTCCTCTCTGTTCCACAGAATGCAGACGGACGCCACCCTAAACCTCCattgatatttgaaaaataaattataacacTTNNNNNNNNNNNNNNNNNNNNNNNNNNNNNNNNNNNNNNNNNNNNNNNNNNNNNNNNNNNNNNNNNNNNNNNNNNNNNNNNNNNNNNNNNNNNNNNNNNNNaatgtatagaatatgcaaataatggacatgtagagtgattttgatgacaaaaacggaccaaataatggccttaaaacagtgcaaaatccgggcgtatcagtagccaaagcctatctaggttgtgaatacgtttttcttcttactagatctggccaagtcccctatctggaaaactcatgaggagattcatcgaatttccctacttgaccttcttagtaaaaagccttagacttgtttatcatatttcaataataaaccatttatattatattatttattctcataaataggtaaacaagtggacgtggcatttctcgtatacatgcacaagcttgacccacaaaggcatgtacgctcgaagcatcttttagtatacaaaccccaacagagtccactgagtgcatcaagtactcagccctgcatttctttttaaaatgtgcaggttgagctgtgATTTGAGCgcggtgggtgttgagcataaaagtgaagaagataacaaataaaagatctcgaatatattatgtcttcatacatagtattattcttctctcgaatgcttccgctgaatattgtttatttgagTTGTCAATTGTTGagataatattcttttgagttgttgattgttgagatacttgattttatttgagcTATTCCCAATTATTTAAGCTTTGGTCGAGTTTCGttgtttttccctttcttttaTCCTCCCCTAGTCACGATTCAtcgtgttttctatccttagaaaatgcggtcgtgacagatcctttcagtgctttaccacagcggtgttactaatctcttcttaggtaagagagaattatcacaaacaccgcaaccgtaccaataggtagcaaaagcctatctaggttgtgaatacgtttttcttcttactagatctggccaagtcccctactagaaaactcatgaggagattcatcgaatttccctacttgacctttttagtaaaaaaccttagacttgtttattatatttcaataataaaccattatattatattacttattctcataaataggtaaacaagaggacgtggcgtttctcgtatacatgcacaagctgactgtacaaatggcatgtacgctcgaagcatcttttagtatacaaaccccaacaccATTGTGATTTCACTATTACATAATGTACTTcgtttgtgatttatttttttatatgattttattattacattatgTATGGTCAATGTGATTTTGTGCTAATGTTTGTGTTCCATTCGATGGGCAGGGTCTTGCAAAGGTGATTGTTGAGGAATTCCCACAGAGCGAGCATCGATTCTGTGTTCAGCACATATACAACAATTTCAAGAAGCGGTTCGTCGGGGAAAATTTCAAAGAGCGATTGTGGGATATTGCCGCGAGTACCACTATCGAACATTATGTGGATAAGATGGATGCTTTGCAGACCGAGTATCCACAAGCACATCATTGGCTTTCTGGAGTTGCTCccaaagaaaagtgggtgaagGCATTTTTCTCTCCACATACTTGTTGTGATGTGCTCCTAAACAACATCTGTGAGACATTCAATTCGAAGGTTGCATTGGCTCGAGATAAAGCAATTATCAGCATGTTGGAAGAC
The nucleotide sequence above comes from Salvia hispanica cultivar TCC Black 2014 chromosome 5, UniMelb_Shisp_WGS_1.0, whole genome shotgun sequence. Encoded proteins:
- the LOC125188739 gene encoding polyol transporter 5-like: MAEKRPENNGAAAIESQLPTPIKPKRNKYALACAFLASMTSILLGYDIGVMSGAIIYIKKEIPMNDVQKEVIMGILNVYSLLGSAAAGRTSDWLGRRYTIVFAGAIFFVGALLMGFATNYGFLMVGRFVAGIGVGYALMIAPVYTAEVAPASARGFLSSFPEVFINFGILLGYVSNYGFSKLPTHIGWRLMLGIGCIPAVFIAIGVLAMPESPRWLVMQGRLGDAKRVLDKTSDSLAESKQRLAEIKEAAGIPEHCTDDVVAVSKKSHGSGVWRELLLHPTPAVRHILICGAGIHFFQQASGIDSIVLYGPDIFKKAGLKSDTDQLLATMAVGFTKTIFILVATFYLDKVGRRPLLLSSVAGMIVSSMALGIGLTVVDHSDRKVVWALALSIAMVLTYVAFFSIGMGPITWVYTSEIFPLRLRAQGASIAVAVNRVTSGVISMTFISLHNAITFGGAFFLYGGVAVVAFLFFYTLYPETQGKTLEEMEGLFGTFFKWRTTLKEFDEKKSENEGQIQMRN